TGTGGATGGATGAGATACTGAAATGGATTGAGGATGGTGAAATGAACGGATTCTGAAAGGAACGTTCCGAAGCGGGAAATAAGAGAGTTGTTGAGTGGTTTACAGAAGCGAGAAGTAAAGGGGAGAACAGAGGTAAGAATAGAATCAATTAGTGCGTATGGCGGTATTTAATTTCAGTTACATTCAACAATCGGAAACGGAAAGAATATGGCGTAATCCCTAGACGACTGACCAACCACGAGTGACCAAGACGACCACAAGTAATCCCTAAAAGACTACCAGAAAAAGATAACGCAACATTTCAAGAGGCACACCAAACCTGTCTTCAGGGAGATTTTAGAGAGGCACTGTTCAAACaccaaattaaattaaacatgcttaaatgatcaatttaatttacatcGAATGGAAATGCATACAGATTTactgtttatatttttaaaccctAATAGTCAAACATACagaattgtttatttaacaaaaaaacggtcAATTCAAACCGTGACAGAAAACTCGGTTTGGCGTAGGCACATTTTGTACGCCTGCATGGTATGCAACCACATGCACAACCACGTGGTGGGGTATTTCTAATGCCTTACATTCTAAGCTCTAAGTctagtttctttttctccttcttaaGTACACGTTCACTCAAGGGTGATTAGGGATTTTACTGATGTGTCCATAGGGTATGGCCAGTAATTGGGTCACTTTGTAGATGAGCGACTACTTGAACTCGACGTACACGGAACTTCGAGATATGTCGAATGTCTGCGGTCCGCCATAATAGTATATCTTAGCTAACGCCTATCTGTGATATCACCTCGTTGCAGATCGATCGGGTACAGCCGCTGTTGACGCGTAGAACATTAATTCAAAATATCGATAAGGTATCCACTTCTCCACCTTCATAGCCAAGCAACGATACGAAACAAACCAGAATTCCACATTCCACCCGTCCATTGCAGATGATGACGTATCCGAACATTGGTTTTCTTATCGTTCTGTCACCTTCGTGCCATAGTGGGAAGCGATTTTTAACTTGTTAGTTCTTTTGTAATCACTTTCCAGATCATTTTCTCCCACGGCTGTTCAGGCGGTTGCTATGTATGTTGCCACTACCGATCCAACTGCAAATGTCTATGATCGGGCACGGGCAGGTTGTAATGGTTTAGTAGCGATAAAGCCATAACGTGTAGAACACAACAGCGAACGCGTGTAACTGGAAATGATGGAATATGTCTCGAAATAAACGCACCAAACACTGCACATCACTCTTCCCAAATCGGCAATCTTCTGATAAAAATATGTGCATTATTTGTCACCCTGGTGCAGAGCGCGATATCTGATTGATTGTATGATCCGAAAGTGTTTTATCCTTCGAGATTGGTTGCGTTTCAATATAAAAACTTATGCACAAGGTTTTGGAGCAACAGTTTGTTCAAGGATTGCCGTCTAGAACGACCTCCGGCCAACGGTGACTCCATCCTTTGAAGGAGTAGTGAATACTACTGAACTACCATTCTGAGTGCGCTGTCTGTTTTGTGATTAGCAGAAGTTTTAAGATCTAAAGATGGTCATGGGCACACTGCTGTTGTTTGGCATTTTTGGAATGGCGTACGGTATGGATACGATCACGTGGAGCATGGCTGGGGACTGCACGGTCGATGCAAGGTGCCCCTCGATCGATAATTCGTTGCATCCAGTCTTTCTTGCCCAAGCTACTAACTGCAACAAGTTCTACCAGTGCTCCTATGGCAAGGCCTGTGAGCTGACGTGTCCCATCGGGTTACACTGGTCCGTGCAGTTCAATCGTTGCGAGTGGCCAAATGTGGCATGCTGTGATCCATCGGTAGCGTGTCTTCCTTCCAACCCGTCGGCACCCAGCAACCCGGTACCGATCCCAACCCCCACGACAATGGCACCGACAGTGGTAACACCCGGAAACAACGCACCCAACCCTACGCAGTGTGTTGCCGATGCGCGATGCCCCTTAGATGACAATCCAAACAAGCCCACGCTACTGCCGCACGAAACTAACTGCGGCTTATTTTACGCATGCTCGTACGGCAGACGGTGTCCATTGCAATGCAACGCAGGCGAGCACTTTAGCGTACAACTGCAGCGTTGTGATTGGGCACAGTATGCCTGCTGTGATTCAACCATACCGTGTCAGCAGCTACCGATGCTgcgatgaaatgaaatacctCAAGTTGCGTACTGCGATCCAACGGTGATGTCCATTCTTGGAGTTCCTTAGTGCTTAGAAATAATTTTACCAGAAATTGAAGCCGCATATCTCTGTTCTATCGTACACGAATGCAGCATCGAGCTGGAAGGCATAATAAAAGTTTGATATAGCTTTAGAGATTGCTAAACCTGATCTTTgatcatttttaatttgtttcattaattgATTTGCATAATTCAAAGTCGACACACAGTTTCATGATCAACATTACCCATACCTGCTGATAGTTCGTAGAACGAGTAGAAGAACGACGTCCCGGTATATCAGATCGACGTAACGATCTATCAGATCATGTCGTATTAAGGCGGAATGGTTCGGAATGGATTTAGTACCGGTCCTGTTGGGTGAAAGACTGGCCTCGGTATCAACAACACCACTCTTGCCTCGTTCTCCTGTCattgttttctatttcctgctgcctaaaggtatgcaatgcatgTAACGCTaaagattgcatacttttaggctcCCCGTACCAAATTAAAAGGCttaagaaggaaaaaagcctGATATCTTTTGTGCagtgattttcttttccgcgCTACAATTCATATGAATAATTCTGCGCAATACAATTGATATGAAGAGAATTAACAGTAAATTCTGCGTGCACAGGAACGGTCCGGATGTTGTGTTAGACACTAAATATTCACCGAGATTCTTGTTTTCATACTTCTCTTATTTATTACGTTAAAATTTCTACTTATATTTATCCAAAAAACACTATGGTAGTGCCTTTCAGAAGCTATCCCACTGGATTCCGTTGGCTGACCTTTTCGTTTGCGATACACTGACCACCGACGGCATATGTCTACTAGCGCTGCAAAAATATCATTTGGAATAGATCGTTTAACATCTATTTGTAAGTGTACCTAATGGATTGATCGATTTCCTCGGGTTAGCAATCAGGTAGAAACAGAATTCTGCAAatacatgtatttttttaaataaattatccaCTCGGTAGTGTGAATGCGTTTCATTTCGTAACAACACAATAATTCCAAAAGGCGAAAACCAATGACCAAACGAGCATCAATCATCAAATCCAATCCAATAAATAATGCATAACATTGCCTGCACTTCTGTGCACAGTAATACGCCTATCTAACGCATGCCGAACACTCACACATGATAAGAATACACAtgtttgcaaatattttctGCTTTCCACTTCAGTCGTTAGCTACATTAGGTGAAAAGTGCTTCGActacattttccttttctttgctcCTTTACTTATAGGCTTTCTAGTAggaatttctttttgtttataCAACTCCTTAACTAAATTCTACTGTACACCTGGAACTAATGCAATCAAATTATAATGCATAAATGtcttgcaatttttttttcaacggcAGCTACTCCAGCTTGTTACACATTGTGGTGCTGTCATTTAGACGATGTTTGGATGTTGTACAAGACCGTGCTGTTTTTCGTTCAACTATAGTTCTGGGATCAGCTTTATTGCCACTAACTCCTAGCTAACATTGCCCTGGTACTGGCTGCAGCGGTATGCAGCGGTCTGTTTCAagcgtccttttttttcttgtttttgcaTTCACGGTTCACTTCACGTTGATGCTACTTTTGCACATAACGTTCCGTTGTCGAAGTACCTAGCTGGCTTCTCAGCGGTAGCTAAACAGATAATCTTCTACGTCCGATGCCGTCGTCCAGGACGAATCATCCGAATCATCAACACCGCCATCATGATCGTCCTCGTCATCATCCGCCTCATCATTATTGTTATCACCGTCTCCCTCCTCTTCgtcctcatcatcattatcgtcaTCATCTTCCCCATCCTCGTCGCTGTTTGATGCGGAGGAACCTGTTTGCGAAAGGTCAACATCATCgacatcataatcatcatcatcatcaaattcctcatcatcatcttcattgtTGTGATTATTATTGGCTCTAATACCCCTGAAGACTGTAATGAGTACGTAGGAAGGGTGGGATGATAGGTGGAttggattattttttatgcATTGCGGTACACTATCATTCCCATGGAAAGCCGAGCATCTAGATGTAGACCTCACGTGCTATGTGGGCATGTCACTCGGAGCAAAAGAGTTGATATCATTGTTTCTAAATACTTAAAGGCATGAAAATGTTCCAACTTTTCCACTTCCACTTGGCCAACGTTTGATGCTGCATCCAATTTTGCGAGCAATAGAAATTGTCGCTAATTTGTAACTAAATAACTTATAAACCAGAAAACAATGATACAACAAATCACGACCTGGATGCCCGGCTTTCCATGCGACCCCAGCAGTTTGTTCGCACGTGTACTGCATACTCACCGACAGACTCCGTTTCCGACATGTTTTCCTCCGAGTTTTCCATCTCCTCCTCGTCCTCGTCCTGATCGTCGCCGCTGTTTCGCTTCCGTCCGACGCTGTAGATGCGCACCACCGATTCCTGCATCAAGTTGTAGCCGCCCTGATTCTCGGCGATCGCGATCTGGCTACCGTATCGATTGACGGCCAAGTCGGAGATGTTACGCTTCACGTCGATGGTGGCAATGCTCGAGTAGTCGTAGCTGTCCAAAACTTTGAAGCTTGTCTGGTACGCTGCGATCTCTGCCATCTCCGAATCTTCCTTATCTAGCGTTAAGCCGTACATTACGTTTTGGGCAGAAAATTTTACGTGCGTCTGATCCAACGACGGTACCGTCCGAAGCAGATGGAACGTGCGCAAATCCCACACCTCCGTATTTTCCACAATCTCCAGTCCGTTCGGGTGAAACACACCGGAAATGTTTTGATTCAGCTTGTCGAACTTGTGTATCTCCTTGCCGGATGTGACGTCCCACAGAACACCGTCGGATAGCAAAAGCTCATCGTTCGGACAGAAGGTGGCACGGTTTTTCGTGTACTGGTTGGGAAACGTCGGCTCAAACCGCATAACTCTTTGACCCGTGTTGACATCATATATGGTGGCGATCTGCGCACACGAACGAAACGGATACGTACGGTCAATTATTTTACTGCGACAACATACAATGACGTTTCACACATACCTGATTTGTTGTGGCCAACACCCTCTCCGGTGTAATGTTTGCAAACTCTACGTAGTCTTCCTCGTCCCATACGAGCTTTTCCGATATTTGATTACCCTCCAAACTCCAAAGGGTCGAAATACCGTATCGCCAAACTGCTGACGTGAGCAACAATTTACCGTCCTTGCTGCATTTGATTGATGCGACATTCGTTTCGTGACAGCTAAAGCTGTGCTCTTCGTTCGTATCGTTTAGgttgaaaattttcacctCTCCCGTTTGCGATCCAACTATAAGCCTTGTTCCGCATGGCTGCAATATTAGAGCGATTATTTTATATACTGTTTGATACGCCGACGTCGTGATACGTCCAGAATCCGGCACACACACTTACCGTAAAATCACAGGAGGTAAAACAATAATCCATCTCGACCGTACGAAGGACGCGCGAGGCGGAAAAGTTTGAATGCACCAGCCGACGATCAAACCGTCTGGATGAGAATCCTGCCTGTCGCCGGTAAAACCGTGCGGCAAAATTGTTCCCAACACCGGACACCCGATTCGGGCGTGGATCGGGACATTTGTGAGGCTTGAACAGATCGAACGGTGGACAGGTAGACATCGGGTGTTTGCAGAGAGCATGCTGATTCGTCAGATACTCCGTAATGATCGAATTTAGCGTTATGTTGTTGGCCGCTGGTGCGGACAATTCGGTCGGTAACGTTTTGGATGTGGTAGTGGCTAGTAGCAAAAAGTTGGACGCATCCGTAGCGGAAATTTGCTTTTGCAGCGAACGCTGCGATGTGCTGGACGTGTTTGAACGATTCATATCGGCAGGAGTTGCCGCTGCCCTGTTCGCCACCGGGTGATGTCCATTTTGGGTGCCACTATTTGTAACGATCTGTTTTTTGATTAGCTTAATCGGGGCGAGGGGTTCCGCTGGATCAATCGTTGGACTGCTGGTACCGTCATAGGATCCGTCCGGTGTGGCTATGTACCCATTCACACCACCCAGGGTGGTAGAAGCAGTCGAGCTGTTGCTCTCAATGCTCGCTGCCGCTAGGGCCGCTTGGAGGTTCGCTTGTGCCATGGACGCGTTGAAAGACGTATCAACCGTGCGGCTGCGAATTCGAGATCGGTGTATAATGTTGGAGTTTGGCGAACGGAAGACGAACGGCGAATGCAGGGAAGCCGCCGAACGCGATAAGGAAGACGATGGATTTTGCAGTGAATGATGGGGCAACTGTTGGAACGATGCCGAACTCAGTCCGGTCTCTTTCAACAATGTGCTGGCCGTCTCCTTCAATCCGTTTGCAATCAGGTGCTGGTAGACCAGCTGATACACCTGCTGCTCGTTGAACTGGATTCGCGTTTGAGCCACCACATTTGCCTTGTGAATGTCGGACAGCGAAGTGTCTACCTGATTGCCGAACGATTCCACCTTGCCCGAGACACGTTCC
The Anopheles moucheti chromosome 2, idAnoMoucSN_F20_07, whole genome shotgun sequence genome window above contains:
- the LOC128301080 gene encoding protein mahjong isoform X1, translated to MAVPLDQAEILSGNDLLRILQLWDEKHSMSGYDPEPIVTRLAEMFEAEMLAYKMKDPDPFDTRHPSRTDPNCELGRMLKLLFRKDNFITRLVNDYLRDNFFTRQNMQHSSHALNVAACRLILVIMPGLDTSAVFQVEYDHLIKRLYSWAENSVEPLQSYATALLGAAMEEQEIAVSFREQNIRLLPIMLNRLHVLQKAHLLAANLSESATAGVSSPKAMSAPSTKLASASARIQPESNDIETESTAGPSTSRAETNDHRAMDLDEGEQSTTGSRTVPGTIMIPYYPLTSATSQMCILNYLTPMGEYQEFLPHVFEHNAMQLIFRYIEHLDPKDTCLAFEALKYLASLLCHKKFSLEFIANGGLERLLKIPRPSLAATGVSIAFYYLAYCEDAMERICQMPREIITEMVSYALWLLGCSHDSGRCHATMFFGLSCQFKIILDEFDKQDGIRQLYNVIAVLPVLVVSDDYQMNEDEEASERQVIRHVCIAMKKYFENHLYYKYIQVTRQQEPSGTLTQPVFKAVKNSPEVISQQITALQELLPMKAHWAPVDELLKLGGVTLLLRIILLTFDWTYSGRGDTVRYALDALSVCTVISRVHSVFVEQVPQHEGKLTGISVLLNAVDGDVADAEVQKSALALLVHLVCAPIHRPSVSLARYGSAKKRMPNKSSEELIQKVWESVRSNNGILVLLALMRIKVPITDADCIRGMACRALAGLARSETVRQIVGKLPLFVHGELQSLMRDPILQEKRVEHVQFQKYALELMERVSGKVESFGNQVDTSLSDIHKANVVAQTRIQFNEQQVYQLVYQHLIANGLKETASTLLKETGLSSASFQQLPHHSLQNPSSSLSRSAASLHSPFVFRSPNSNIIHRSRIRSRTVDTSFNASMAQANLQAALAAASIESNSSTASTTLGGVNGYIATPDGSYDGTSSPTIDPAEPLAPIKLIKKQIVTNSGTQNGHHPVANRAAATPADMNRSNTSSTSQRSLQKQISATDASNFLLLATTTSKTLPTELSAPAANNITLNSIITEYLTNQHALCKHPMSTCPPFDLFKPHKCPDPRPNRVSGVGNNFAARFYRRQAGFSSRRFDRRLVHSNFSASRVLRTVEMDYCFTSCDFTPCGTRLIVGSQTGEVKIFNLNDTNEEHSFSCHETNVASIKCSKDGKLLLTSAVWRYGISTLWSLEGNQISEKLVWDEEDYVEFANITPERVLATTNQIATIYDVNTGQRVMRFEPTFPNQYTKNRATFCPNDELLLSDGVLWDVTSGKEIHKFDKLNQNISGVFHPNGLEIVENTEVWDLRTFHLLRTVPSLDQTHVKFSAQNVMYGLTLDKEDSEMAEIAAYQTSFKVLDSYDYSSIATIDVKRNISDLAVNRYGSQIAIAENQGGYNLMQESVVRIYSVGRKRNSGDDQDEDEEEMENSEENMSETESVVFRGIRANNNHNNEDDDEEFDDDDDYDVDDVDLSQTGSSASNSDEDGEDDDDNDDEDEEEGDGDNNNDEADDDEDDHDGGVDDSDDSSWTTASDVEDYLFSYR